A section of the Rhodobacteraceae bacterium M382 genome encodes:
- a CDS encoding UPF0262 family protein, which translates to MSRISHIELDDRNLPPPTPEIEQERKVAMFDLIEENNFDLPERDGREIPDGPYHLGLAIRDKRLVFDVNTEAGEKAAEFHLSLSPFRQVVKDYYQICESYFNAVKTMPPSQIETIDMARRGIHNEGSRVLQERLEGKAEIDTDTARRLFTLICVLHFGS; encoded by the coding sequence ATGAGCCGTATCAGTCATATCGAACTTGATGACCGCAACTTGCCGCCGCCAACGCCCGAAATCGAGCAGGAGCGCAAAGTGGCGATGTTCGATCTGATCGAAGAGAACAACTTTGATCTGCCTGAACGGGACGGACGGGAAATCCCGGATGGTCCTTATCACCTGGGGCTCGCGATCCGGGACAAACGGTTGGTGTTTGACGTCAATACAGAGGCCGGAGAAAAAGCAGCAGAGTTCCATCTGTCCCTGTCGCCGTTTCGGCAGGTTGTAAAAGACTACTATCAAATCTGCGAAAGCTATTTTAACGCAGTCAAGACCATGCCCCCCAGCCAAATTGAAACCATCGACATGGCGCGACGTGGGATCCACAATGAAGGCAGTCGTGTTCTGCAGGAGCGGTTGGAGGGCAAGGCCGAAATTGATACGGACACGGCCCGTCGTCTGTTCACGTTGATCTGCGTCCTGCATTTCGGGAGCTAA
- the hisD gene encoding histidinol dehydrogenase produces the protein MPVFLDTADTDFETRFATLLAAKREDSPDVDAIVAGIIQDVRTRGDAAVTELTAKFDRIELTAETMRVSADEISSAIAQVSADDRAALELAADRIRAYHIRQMPQDDSWTDEAGATLGWRWSAVSAAGLYVPGGLATYPSSVLMNAIPAKVAGVERLVVTVPTPDGQINPLVLLAADLAGVDEVYRIGGAQAIAALAYGTETIAPVDKITGPGNAFVAAAKRRVFGKVGIDMIAGPSEILVIADADNNPDWIALDLMSQAEHDESAQSLLITDDADFGRAVAQAVDARLETLERRAIAGPSWRDFGAVITVRDLDEAAKLSNRIAPEHLELCVADPLALSEKTIHAGAIFLGQFTPEAIGDYVGGPNHVLPTARSARFSSGLSVMDFVKRTTMSQMTPQALRAIGPSAEALAISESLEAHGLSVRVRLDALND, from the coding sequence ATGCCCGTATTCCTCGATACTGCCGACACTGATTTCGAAACCCGCTTTGCCACTCTGCTGGCTGCCAAACGCGAAGACAGCCCAGATGTAGACGCCATCGTTGCTGGTATCATTCAGGATGTGCGCACCCGGGGTGATGCCGCGGTGACCGAACTGACGGCCAAATTTGATCGCATCGAATTGACGGCAGAGACAATGCGGGTCAGCGCTGACGAGATTTCCAGCGCCATTGCCCAGGTCAGCGCCGATGATCGTGCCGCGCTGGAATTGGCAGCGGACCGGATTCGGGCTTATCACATCCGGCAGATGCCGCAGGATGACAGTTGGACGGATGAGGCCGGCGCAACTTTGGGGTGGCGTTGGTCTGCTGTGTCTGCAGCAGGACTGTATGTGCCCGGCGGTTTGGCGACCTATCCGTCTTCTGTTTTGATGAATGCAATTCCCGCCAAGGTAGCCGGGGTCGAACGGTTGGTGGTGACGGTTCCGACGCCCGACGGGCAAATCAATCCGCTGGTGCTGTTGGCCGCTGATCTGGCAGGGGTCGATGAAGTCTATCGTATCGGCGGCGCACAGGCGATTGCGGCCCTGGCCTATGGCACCGAAACCATTGCTCCGGTGGACAAGATCACCGGCCCTGGCAACGCCTTTGTTGCGGCGGCCAAGCGTCGGGTGTTTGGCAAGGTTGGCATCGACATGATCGCTGGCCCTTCGGAAATTCTGGTAATCGCGGATGCGGACAACAATCCCGATTGGATCGCGCTGGACCTGATGAGCCAGGCTGAACATGACGAAAGTGCCCAGTCTCTGCTGATCACCGACGATGCAGATTTTGGTCGGGCAGTCGCCCAAGCCGTGGATGCACGGTTGGAAACCCTCGAGCGTCGCGCCATCGCTGGTCCCAGCTGGCGCGACTTTGGCGCAGTTATCACCGTTCGGGATCTGGACGAGGCGGCCAAGCTGTCGAACCGCATCGCGCCTGAACATCTGGAACTCTGTGTGGCTGATCCTCTGGCGTTGTCGGAAAAGACAATTCATGCGGGGGCGATTTTTCTTGGGCAGTTTACGCCCGAGGCCATCGGCGATTATGTCGGTGGTCCCAACCACGTTCTGCCCACTGCGCGCTCGGCCCGGTTTTCGTCTGGCTTGTCAGTGATGGATTTTGTCAAACGCACCACGATGTCGCAAATGACCCCTCAGGCGTTGCGTGCCATTGGTCCCTCCGCCGAAGCTTTGGCGATATCTGAGAGCTTGGAAGCCCATGGGTTGTCGGTTCGGGTGCGGTTGGATGCGTTGAACGACTAA
- a CDS encoding low molecular weight phosphatase family protein, whose product METLPQSILFCCDHNAVRSPMAEGLMKKFFGTGTYVQSAGVKNDMEIDGFCIAVCQEIGVELSRHRSRSFDEMEQWGDDLSSFDLIVALSPASQRRALELTRFFHLDVEYWPIMDPTGLGETRDAKLNSYRQTRDQIIQQLKGRWGEPRELR is encoded by the coding sequence GTGGAGACGCTTCCGCAGTCGATCCTGTTTTGTTGCGACCACAATGCAGTTCGATCCCCCATGGCCGAAGGGCTGATGAAGAAGTTCTTTGGCACGGGCACCTATGTGCAGTCGGCCGGGGTCAAGAACGATATGGAAATCGACGGGTTCTGTATCGCCGTTTGTCAGGAAATCGGGGTCGAGCTGAGCCGTCATCGGTCCCGTTCTTTTGATGAGATGGAGCAATGGGGGGATGACCTGTCATCCTTTGATCTGATCGTTGCACTGTCCCCCGCATCCCAGCGGCGGGCGCTGGAGTTAACCCGGTTTTTTCATCTTGATGTCGAATATTGGCCAATAATGGACCCAACTGGGCTGGGCGAAACACGAGACGCCAAGCTAAACAGCTACCGACAAACCCGAGATCAGATTATCCAGCAGCTCAAGGGGCGCTGGGGGGAACCGAGAGAACTGAGATGA
- a CDS encoding DUF2948 family protein — protein MSDASFDDGRETPLNLGAEDSDDLKVISTLLQDAVFPASEMSWRSSQRRFAILLNRFRWEDRSAAEARGRAYERVQSLLVIDNVLGVASQGIDRKDKDVVLSLLSVAFEPGADGAGHVELTLAGDGGLRLSVEALDVSIRDVTRPYRAPSGHVPNHDA, from the coding sequence ATGAGTGACGCGAGTTTTGACGATGGGCGCGAAACCCCATTGAACCTGGGGGCCGAGGATAGCGACGACCTCAAAGTGATTTCGACCCTGCTGCAGGACGCAGTGTTTCCTGCGTCGGAAATGTCATGGCGGTCGTCGCAGCGCCGTTTCGCCATTTTGCTGAACAGGTTTCGGTGGGAAGATCGCTCCGCTGCCGAGGCCCGGGGGCGGGCCTATGAACGGGTGCAATCCCTGTTGGTCATCGACAATGTTCTGGGCGTCGCCAGCCAGGGAATTGATCGCAAGGACAAGGACGTGGTGCTGTCGTTGCTGTCGGTTGCATTCGAACCGGGCGCGGACGGCGCAGGACATGTCGAGCTGACCCTGGCGGGAGACGGTGGTTTGCGGTTGTCTGTAGAGGCGCTGGATGTGTCTATCCGCGACGTAACCCGCCCGTATCGGGCTCCGTCAGGTCATGTGCCTAATCACGACGCCTGA
- a CDS encoding GNAT family N-acetyltransferase: MQNKRGISQAFGAAEVGRLTRRATVFDVFDISRVLCSSIRDLCGADHLDDPTALQDWLHNKTPEHIRDWLGDPGEIWVIEVDGHLAAVGGIGPLAGREGLITLNYVSPEFRFQGLSNTLLTHLEARLVTLGAEFARLEATQTARGFYVARGWKTDSTPCGKGRSQCQSMVKRLSRAPDTA, translated from the coding sequence ATGCAGAACAAACGTGGGATCAGTCAGGCGTTTGGGGCGGCCGAGGTTGGCCGTTTGACCCGGCGGGCCACTGTGTTTGATGTCTTTGACATCAGTCGGGTCCTGTGTTCATCGATTCGGGATTTGTGCGGGGCGGACCATCTGGATGACCCCACCGCCTTGCAGGACTGGCTACACAATAAGACACCCGAACACATTCGCGACTGGCTGGGCGACCCCGGAGAGATCTGGGTGATCGAAGTGGACGGGCACCTGGCCGCGGTTGGCGGCATCGGGCCGCTGGCGGGGCGCGAAGGGTTGATCACCTTGAATTACGTGTCTCCGGAATTCCGGTTCCAGGGTCTCAGCAACACGCTTCTGACACATCTCGAAGCGCGGCTTGTCACATTGGGGGCCGAGTTCGCCCGGCTCGAAGCCACACAAACTGCAAGGGGTTTCTATGTGGCACGGGGATGGAAAACCGACAGCACCCCCTGTGGCAAAGGCCGAAGCCAGTGCCAATCCATGGTCAAGCGACTATCTCGCGCACCTGACACGGCTTGA